The Streptobacillus ratti genome has a window encoding:
- the rpsF gene encoding 30S ribosomal protein S6, whose translation MTNYEIMFILSTQLTEEEKKANVEKVESILTQAGATEVKTEIMGDRKLAYPIKKKENGYYVLTKFAMDGVQLAGVEKKLNISEYLMKYMIVKL comes from the coding sequence ATGACAAATTATGAAATTATGTTTATTCTTTCAACTCAATTAACAGAAGAAGAAAAGAAAGCAAATGTTGAGAAAGTAGAATCTATCTTAACACAAGCTGGAGCAACTGAAGTTAAAACTGAGATAATGGGAGATAGAAAATTAGCATATCCAATTAAGAAAAAAGAAAATGGATACTATGTATTAACTAAATTTGCTATGGACGGTGTTCAATTAGCAGGAGTAGAAAAAAAATTAAACATATCTGAGTACTTAATGAAATACATGATAGTAAAATTATAA
- a CDS encoding single-stranded DNA-binding protein codes for MNYVSLLGRLTRDPEVQYTGTGKAYLRFSIAVQKDNNREEVDFINCVAWEKRAETIGQYFKKGSRILITGKLSVSNYETKEGEKRTSTDVILNSFEFIDSKSDSNVASREFTQSKSFEAPKEEILVDEEDDFPF; via the coding sequence ATGAATTACGTATCATTATTAGGAAGACTTACAAGAGATCCTGAAGTTCAATACACAGGGACAGGAAAAGCTTATTTAAGATTTTCTATTGCAGTTCAAAAAGATAACAATAGGGAAGAAGTTGACTTTATTAACTGTGTAGCTTGGGAAAAAAGAGCAGAAACTATAGGACAATATTTTAAAAAAGGAAGTAGAATACTTATTACAGGAAAATTATCAGTAAGCAACTATGAAACTAAAGAAGGAGAAAAAAGAACATCAACTGATGTTATTTTAAATAGCTTTGAATTCATAGATTCAAAATCTGATTCAAATGTAGCAAGCAGAGAGTTTACACAAAGTAAATCATTTGAAGCTCCAAAAGAAGAAATTCTTGTAGATGAAGAGGATGACTTCCCATTCTAA
- the rpsR gene encoding 30S ribosomal protein S18, which produces MKPVAEFKKRKRRPKVKFKIEDIDYKNVDLLKNFMNDKGKISPSRVTGLDAKIQRKIAKAIKRSRQIALLPYTKIEK; this is translated from the coding sequence ATGAAACCAGTTGCTGAATTCAAAAAAAGAAAAAGAAGACCAAAAGTTAAATTCAAAATTGAAGATATAGATTATAAAAATGTGGATTTATTAAAGAACTTTATGAATGATAAAGGGAAAATATCTCCATCAAGAGTAACAGGGTTAGATGCTAAGATTCAAAGAAAAATTGCAAAAGCAATTAAAAGATCAAGACAAATAGCATTATTACCATATACAAAAATAGAAAAATAA
- a CDS encoding DUF1294 domain-containing protein: MFLLLTINLFAFIFFGIDKFFAINNISRISEKTLLSLSFLGPFGAIIGMNLFRHKTKKLKFKSVYLFLLLHLLIIYYLKY, translated from the coding sequence ATGTTTTTATTATTAACGATTAATTTATTTGCATTTATATTTTTTGGAATAGATAAATTTTTTGCAATAAATAATATTTCTCGAATTTCAGAAAAAACATTACTTTCATTATCTTTTTTAGGACCATTTGGAGCTATTATTGGAATGAATTTATTTAGACATAAAACTAAAAAACTTAAATTTAAATCTGTTTATCTATTTCTGTTATTACACTTATTAATTATCTATTATTTAAAATATTAA
- a CDS encoding cysteine desulfurase family protein, with protein MKVYLDNAATTKILDEFKEELLNIYTTYFANASSLHSPGKKTRYMLEKSREVIAKDLNVLTNDIFFTSGATESNNMILKGVALSKGKGHIITSSIEHLSILNVCKYLEEKGFTLSYIKPNNKGIIEAKEIEKNLREDTILVTVMAVNNETGVRMPIEEIGNMLKEKNIFFHSDMTQLILREKLDLALFNVDAISASFHKFHGAKGSGFAYISSKHSIEKYIHGGHQEKNRRAGTENVHSIIFSAKVYEYLSNNIENNIKYIKNLRDYLIQNLEKFGDKIILNNSENTIPHIINIQIKDEDIEYLLPLFDMRGIFLSGGSACQSGAMKASNVLMEQGLSEKEAKSSIRISLSIQNKKEEIDYFIKVLDDIIK; from the coding sequence ATGAAAGTATATTTAGATAATGCTGCAACTACAAAAATTTTAGATGAATTTAAAGAAGAATTATTAAATATATATACAACATATTTTGCAAATGCTTCATCATTGCATAGTCCTGGTAAGAAAACAAGATATATGTTAGAAAAATCAAGAGAAGTAATAGCAAAAGATCTCAATGTATTAACTAATGACATTTTCTTTACTTCAGGAGCTACAGAATCTAATAATATGATACTTAAAGGTGTAGCATTAAGTAAAGGAAAAGGACATATAATTACTTCATCTATAGAACATCTCAGTATATTAAATGTTTGTAAATATCTTGAAGAAAAAGGTTTTACTCTAAGCTATATTAAACCCAATAATAAAGGGATTATTGAAGCTAAAGAAATAGAAAAAAATTTAAGAGAAGATACTATACTTGTAACTGTTATGGCAGTTAATAATGAAACTGGTGTTAGGATGCCTATAGAAGAAATAGGGAATATGCTTAAAGAAAAAAATATTTTTTTTCATAGTGATATGACACAGTTAATATTAAGGGAAAAATTAGACTTAGCACTATTTAATGTAGATGCTATTTCAGCCTCTTTTCATAAATTTCATGGTGCAAAAGGTAGTGGATTTGCATATATTTCATCTAAACATTCAATAGAAAAATATATACATGGTGGACATCAAGAAAAAAATAGAAGAGCAGGAACAGAAAATGTCCATTCTATAATATTTTCTGCTAAGGTATATGAATATTTATCAAATAATATAGAAAATAATATTAAATACATTAAAAATTTAAGAGATTATCTAATACAAAATTTAGAAAAATTTGGAGATAAGATCATATTAAATAATTCAGAAAATACTATACCACATATTATTAATATACAAATAAAAGATGAAGATATAGAATATCTTTTACCTTTATTTGATATGAGAGGTATTTTTTTATCAGGAGGTTCAGCATGTCAAAGTGGTGCAATGAAAGCATCTAATGTTTTAATGGAACAAGGACTTAGTGAAAAAGAAGCTAAATCATCTATAAGAATAAGTTTATCTATACAAAATAAAAAGGAAGAAATAGATTATTTCATAAAAGTGCTAGATGATATAATAAAGTAA
- a CDS encoding DNA polymerase III subunit alpha, translating to MLRRIHTEYSLLEGVGSVEEYVQKARENNIKELAITDFGMFATLKFYNACKKNNIVPIIGIEIYLKGFLDNENTYTLTILAKNEKGVKDIYKLSTISYERKEYERNYILLDDLLEHSKDIYILSGGVNSELVSYVLKNDYKKVKKLMEIMTEKLDIILEIPMFEMFEYQRLMFDKLVEELNVKSIEVNEIYYLEKEDKILQKIFTAIKENRTLKTVQNEKKQDGLHFIVTQENTREEILNDIDTVLDNKNVEFPLIKLPKGLNEKEYIVSILEESKKIKYPNITKEIQDRIDYELNVIDKMGYIKYFLIVHDFIKYAKENDIFIGPGRGSAAGSIISYLLGITELDPIKYGLIFERFLNPERISMPDIDVDIEQEKRMDLIEYIKRTYGSRNVSQIITFSTFKPTLALKDLARVFEIPEKNIRKLLDESKEKPLNDLYDGREMIKSLIDYAKRIEGKVKNSSTHAAGVIITKEDMRENLPLIYDGYTKDYQIQFEANVLESLGYLKMDLLGLKNLNIVKSVVKKVNEDIDIDIYNLPEYEEAFNLLNTGNTMGIFQCESRGITQLAMNLKIHSLEDIALLLALYRPGPLESGLIPSLIVMKNNKDIKIKYTDPILEDILSSTYGVLVYQEQVMQIAQKISGYSLAKADELRKAIGKKNVELLKQNRKTFIENATIPKYRAEKIYDLIDNFGNYGFNKAHAISYANITYQTAYLKAKYPKEFFASLLTTELKVEKKLVNSYAEMIKRNIEMYPPSINKSTAEFEIEEKGIRIPLSSLKEMSEKTAREVVEEREKNGEFTDIFDFISRCRFLNKSNLEGLIYSGAFDEFNIGRKKLIVNLQDIIKWVDKKNKSQTDIYSSLFLNMNMEIEEYEWLETDEMSNDDIIKFEKEYVKLSMRNTQILKNEVVYNIFKSNEYVIGYIESENSKVTKKNEIMNIVNILTLEGSKEYLIFPKEYMKFSKVIQKGNIVCFKANRMENNKYNISDIFGINDFSKYNISVKINEDFEYKEEFKEYILKHRGNDTLNIYFGVNNKKNVKQINLSKEFIEKMISLLGQENVRLQIKT from the coding sequence ATGCTAAGAAGAATACACACAGAATATTCATTGCTTGAAGGTGTAGGTAGTGTTGAAGAATATGTACAAAAAGCTAGAGAAAACAATATAAAAGAACTAGCTATTACAGATTTTGGCATGTTTGCAACTCTTAAATTCTATAATGCTTGTAAGAAAAATAATATAGTTCCAATAATAGGAATAGAAATATATTTAAAAGGATTTTTAGATAATGAAAATACATATACTCTTACAATACTAGCAAAAAATGAAAAAGGAGTAAAAGATATATATAAGTTATCGACAATAAGTTATGAAAGAAAAGAATATGAAAGAAACTATATTTTATTAGATGACTTATTAGAACATAGTAAAGATATATATATTTTAAGTGGTGGAGTTAATTCAGAACTTGTAAGTTATGTTTTGAAAAATGATTATAAAAAAGTTAAAAAACTTATGGAAATTATGACAGAAAAACTAGATATTATACTAGAAATACCTATGTTTGAAATGTTTGAATATCAAAGACTTATGTTTGATAAATTGGTAGAAGAATTAAATGTTAAAAGTATAGAAGTAAATGAAATATATTATTTAGAAAAAGAAGATAAAATATTACAAAAAATATTTACAGCTATTAAAGAAAATAGAACATTAAAAACAGTTCAAAATGAAAAAAAACAAGATGGATTACATTTTATTGTAACTCAAGAAAATACAAGAGAAGAAATATTAAATGATATAGATACAGTACTAGATAATAAAAATGTTGAATTTCCTTTAATTAAATTACCAAAAGGATTGAATGAAAAAGAATATATAGTTAGTATACTTGAGGAGAGTAAAAAAATAAAATACCCTAATATTACAAAGGAGATTCAAGATAGAATAGATTATGAATTAAATGTAATAGATAAAATGGGTTATATTAAATACTTCCTTATAGTTCATGATTTTATTAAATATGCTAAAGAAAATGATATATTTATAGGTCCTGGTAGGGGGTCTGCAGCAGGATCAATTATTTCATATTTACTAGGAATAACAGAACTTGACCCAATAAAATATGGTTTGATTTTTGAAAGATTTTTAAATCCTGAAAGAATATCTATGCCTGATATAGATGTGGATATAGAGCAAGAAAAAAGAATGGATTTAATAGAATATATTAAAAGGACTTATGGTAGTAGGAATGTAAGCCAAATTATTACATTTTCTACTTTTAAACCAACACTTGCATTAAAAGATTTAGCTAGAGTTTTTGAAATACCTGAAAAGAATATAAGGAAATTACTAGATGAGTCTAAAGAAAAACCTTTAAATGACCTATATGACGGTAGAGAAATGATTAAATCATTAATAGATTATGCTAAAAGAATAGAGGGTAAGGTAAAAAATAGTTCTACTCATGCTGCTGGAGTAATAATTACTAAGGAAGATATGAGAGAAAATCTACCCTTAATTTATGACGGTTATACTAAAGATTATCAAATACAATTTGAGGCTAATGTACTAGAATCTTTAGGATATCTTAAAATGGATCTTTTAGGTCTTAAAAATTTAAATATTGTAAAAAGTGTAGTTAAGAAAGTTAATGAAGATATAGATATAGATATATATAACTTACCTGAATATGAAGAAGCATTTAATTTATTAAATACAGGGAACACTATGGGAATATTCCAATGTGAATCAAGAGGTATTACTCAACTTGCAATGAATTTAAAAATACATTCTTTAGAAGATATCGCCTTATTACTTGCCCTATATAGACCTGGTCCTTTAGAAAGTGGATTAATACCTAGTTTAATTGTTATGAAAAATAATAAGGATATTAAAATTAAGTATACAGATCCTATTCTTGAAGATATATTATCTTCTACATATGGTGTATTAGTTTATCAAGAACAGGTAATGCAAATAGCTCAAAAAATATCTGGATATAGCTTAGCTAAAGCTGATGAGTTAAGAAAGGCTATAGGAAAGAAAAATGTAGAATTATTAAAACAAAATAGAAAAACATTTATAGAAAATGCTACTATACCTAAATACAGGGCAGAAAAAATATATGATTTAATAGATAATTTTGGAAATTATGGATTTAATAAAGCCCATGCTATAAGTTATGCAAATATTACTTATCAGACTGCATATTTAAAAGCGAAGTATCCAAAAGAATTTTTTGCAAGTCTTTTGACTACTGAACTTAAAGTAGAAAAGAAATTAGTAAATAGTTATGCTGAAATGATTAAAAGAAATATTGAAATGTATCCACCTAGTATAAATAAATCAACGGCTGAATTTGAGATAGAAGAAAAGGGAATAAGAATACCTTTAAGTTCTCTTAAAGAAATGTCAGAAAAAACGGCAAGAGAAGTAGTGGAAGAAAGAGAAAAAAATGGAGAATTTACAGATATTTTTGATTTCATAAGTAGATGTAGATTTTTAAATAAGAGTAATCTTGAGGGTTTAATTTATTCTGGTGCTTTTGATGAATTTAATATAGGAAGAAAAAAATTAATAGTTAATTTACAAGATATTATTAAATGGGTTGATAAAAAGAATAAATCACAAACTGATATATATTCATCACTTTTCTTAAATATGAATATGGAAATAGAAGAATATGAGTGGCTAGAAACTGATGAAATGAGTAATGATGATATAATAAAGTTTGAAAAAGAATATGTTAAATTAAGTATGAGAAATACACAAATATTAAAAAATGAAGTTGTGTATAATATATTTAAGAGCAATGAATATGTTATAGGCTACATAGAGTCTGAAAATAGTAAGGTTACTAAGAAAAATGAAATTATGAATATAGTAAACATTTTAACACTTGAGGGAAGTAAAGAATATTTAATATTTCCTAAAGAATATATGAAGTTTTCTAAAGTAATACAAAAAGGAAATATAGTATGCTTTAAGGCAAATAGAATGGAAAATAATAAATATAACATATCTGATATTTTTGGAATAAATGATTTTTCAAAATATAATATTAGTGTAAAAATAAATGAAGATTTTGAATATAAAGAAGAGTTTAAGGAGTATATATTAAAACATAGAGGAAATGATACATTGAATATATATTTTGGAGTAAATAATAAAAAGAATGTAAAACAAATTAATTTAAGTAAAGAATTTATAGAAAAAATGATATCTCTTCTAGGACAAGAAAATGTTAGACTACAAATAAAAACTTGA
- a CDS encoding Asp23/Gls24 family envelope stress response protein, which produces MNNFGRIEISPSVISDIVLESVSEVDGVVGISDKTSKTQGINMLKNLTKLGNVKFIDVELGETECVIDLGIVVEFGKNIVEVVKTFQEIIKTNVEKLTEIRVNEVNVNVTNIVKVNKEEANV; this is translated from the coding sequence ATGAATAATTTTGGTAGAATTGAAATATCTCCAAGTGTGATAAGCGATATAGTTTTAGAAAGTGTTTCAGAGGTTGATGGAGTCGTAGGAATTTCTGATAAAACAAGTAAAACTCAAGGTATAAATATGTTAAAAAATTTAACTAAATTAGGAAATGTTAAATTTATAGATGTAGAATTAGGTGAAACAGAATGTGTAATAGATTTAGGAATAGTTGTAGAATTTGGTAAAAATATAGTTGAAGTTGTTAAAACATTCCAAGAAATTATTAAAACAAATGTTGAAAAATTAACAGAAATAAGAGTAAATGAAGTAAATGTTAATGTAACTAATATAGTGAAAGTAAATAAGGAGGAAGCAAATGTTTAG
- the nusB gene encoding transcription antitermination factor NusB, translated as MTQREIRDEIFKILFEHEVVNSDIILRKNEVLETLKISNAKREFLENYLNNFMLNETEIIEKVKEKIKGWTFSRLATPEKVILKMAFFEILFEKVGHEIVINEAVELSKIYGDEKTKTFINGILADLIKSIEK; from the coding sequence ATGACCCAAAGGGAAATAAGAGATGAAATTTTCAAAATATTATTTGAGCATGAAGTAGTTAATTCTGATATTATATTAAGAAAAAATGAAGTGCTTGAAACTTTAAAAATTAGTAATGCTAAAAGAGAATTTTTAGAAAATTATTTAAATAATTTTATGTTAAATGAAACTGAAATAATAGAAAAGGTAAAAGAAAAGATAAAAGGTTGGACTTTTTCAAGACTGGCAACACCAGAAAAAGTAATACTTAAAATGGCTTTTTTTGAAATATTATTTGAAAAAGTAGGTCATGAAATAGTGATAAATGAAGCCGTAGAATTATCTAAAATATATGGAGATGAAAAAACTAAAACTTTTATAAACGGTATTTTAGCAGATTTAATTAAAAGTATAGAAAAATAA
- a CDS encoding ATP-binding cassette domain-containing protein, with product MKINNLLVKKSNIEILKIDSLDIDVSKSIAIFGENCAGKTTFIKCILGIEDYNGSISDLMSNNQIQVLLQNNNYPPYAKVKDIIRLVLDKQELSCLSELFRIFNFEHNLNKKIGSLSGGELQKLNLILIFSKPHKLLIVDEITTGLDYSTRMKLLEYLKNHIDKMGIGLIIVSHYLEEIKYLCDEVIVLEKGKVSKQLNTEDFLKNFIKEGKNYV from the coding sequence ATGAAAATCAATAATTTATTAGTTAAAAAGAGTAACATAGAGATATTGAAAATAGATAGCCTTGATATTGATGTTTCAAAAAGTATAGCTATATTTGGAGAAAATTGTGCAGGAAAAACTACATTTATAAAATGTATATTAGGTATTGAAGATTATAATGGGAGCATATCTGATTTGATGAGCAATAATCAAATACAGGTTTTGCTACAAAATAATAATTACCCACCTTATGCTAAGGTTAAAGACATAATTAGATTGGTATTAGATAAACAAGAATTGTCATGTTTGTCTGAATTATTTAGAATTTTCAACTTTGAACATAATTTGAATAAAAAAATAGGCTCGTTAAGTGGTGGAGAATTGCAAAAATTGAATTTAATTTTAATATTCTCAAAACCTCATAAATTATTAATTGTAGATGAGATAACTACAGGATTAGATTATTCTACAAGAATGAAATTATTAGAATATCTAAAAAATCATATAGATAAAATGGGTATAGGATTAATTATTGTTTCACATTATTTAGAAGAAATTAAATACTTGTGTGATGAAGTTATAGTTTTAGAAAAAGGGAAAGTATCTAAACAATTAAATACTGAAGATTTCTTGAAAAATTTTATCAAGGAGGGGAAAAATTATGTTTAA